The genome window GCTTACTCAAGCTTTTAACGCGTTAGGTACTACGGTTGCACCATCATTTGGTGCTCTGTTAATTCTGGACTCAGCGTCAGATGCCTTTTTAACACCGGCACAAAATGCAGAATCAGTACAACTTCCTTACCTCCTTTTAGCTGCAATGCTTATTTTACTAGCCGGTATTTTTGCTTGGCTTAAATTACCAGACATTATGAGCGAGCAAAAAGAAGCGGCTAAAAACTCAGAAAAAATTGAAGGCAGTGCATGGCAATACCGTCACCTAACATTAGGTGCTGTGGGTATATTTATGTATGTTGGCGCAGAAGTGGCAATTGGTAGCTTTTTAGTAAGCTTTTTAGCGCAAGAACATATTGCAGGACTAAAAGAGCATGCTGCAGCTCATTACATCACTTATTATTTTGGTGGTGCTATGGTTGGGCGTTTTATTGGTGCTGCTGTAATGCAAAAATTACCCGCTGGGAAAGTACTTGGCTTCAATGCAACCATGGCTATTATTTTAGTCGTTATTGCCATGAGCACGTCGGGTCAATTAGCAATGTGGTCAATACTATTGGTTGGTTTATTCAATTCTATTATGTTCCCCACTATTTTTAGTTTAGCGTTAAATGGGCTTGGTAAGCATACAGCTCAAGGCTCTGGTATTTTGTGTTTGGCGATTGTGGGTGGTGCAATAGTGCCACTTTTACAAGGTGCACTTGCTGATAGTGTGGGTGTTCAACTTTCGTATGTTTTACCTATTTTATGTTACATATTTATCGTGTTCTATGGTTTAAGCGGTAGTAAACCAGTTCAAGCGCAGGAGACTCTATAATGAAAACCCCTTTTACACTTAATAAAATAGCCTTAGCAACATTAATTGCATCAGTAGGTACTTTATCGGCTTGTTCAAACGACGCAGTAACATCGGTTGAAAGTAATGAAACGTTATCTAAAACAGCGCAAATTTGGCCAAAACTTAATATTGCTGTTAAAAAAGACGCCGATATTGAAGCTAAAATAGTTAACTATTTAAAAGCCATGACACTTGAGCAAAAGGTTGCTCAAATGATTCAGCCAGAAATTCGTGATATTACCGTTGAAGACATGCGTAAATATGGCTTCGGTTCATACCTTAATGGCGGTGGTGCATTCCCTAATGGCGACAAACATGCAACACCAATGGACTGGGTGGCCTTAGCAGAGAGCTTTTATCAAGCTTCTGTTGATGACTCACTTGATGGCAGTAGTATCCCAACTATGTGGGGCACCGATGCAGTACATGGTCATAATAACGTAATTGGCGCGACGCTTTTTCCACATAACATTGGTTTAGGCGCGGCGAATAATCCTGATTTAATCGAGCAAATAGCATCGATTACTGCAGTAGAGGTAATGGCTACGGGTATTGATTGGGTATTTGCACCCACAGTTGCCGTAGTGCGCGACGATCGATGGGGCAGAACGTACGAAGGCTACTCTGAAGATCCAAAGATTGTTCACGATTACTCAGCAGCGATTGTAAATGGATTGCAAGGTAAAGCCGATGGCGACTTTTTAAGTGATAAGCGTGTTATTAGCACGGTTAAGCACTTTATTGGCGATGGCGGCACCGTTGATGGGGATGATCAGGGAAATAATATAGATAGCGAACAGTCGCTATTTGATATTCATGCCCAAGGTTATGTAGGTGGTTTGTCTGCGGGTAGCCAATCGGTTATGGCGTCTTTTAATAGCTGGAATGGCGTTAAAAATCACGGCAATAAATACTTACTTACAGATGTATTAAAAACACGTATGGGTTTTGATGGCTTTGTAGTGGGTGATTGGAATGGTCATGGGCAAATTAAAGGCTGTACTAACGAAAGCTGTGCACAAGCCGTTAATGCAGGCCTCGATATATTTATGGTGCCAACAGGTGCCTGGAAGCCACTTTATAACAATACAATTGCGCAAGTTAAGTCAGGCGAAATTAGTATGTCGCGTATTGATGATGCAGTGAGCAGAATATTACGCGTAAAACTTCGCGCTGGTTTATTTGATAAACCAAGTCCGGCTAAGCGTCTTTACTCGGGTAAAACAGAACTTATTGGCGCGCAAGAGCATCGCGAAGTCGCACGCCAAGCTGTGCGCGAATCGCTTGTATTACTCAAAAATAAAAATAACCTATTACCTATCGCAGCTAATCAACGCGTACTTGTTGCAGGTGATGGTGCTGATAATATAGGTAAACAGTCGGGTGGTTGGAGTATTACGTGGCAGGGGACTAATAATAAAAATGCTGATTTTCCTGGTGCTACTTCGATATATAAAGGGCTTGAAGAACAAATATCTGCAGCAGGTGGAAGTGTTACTTTAAGTGCTGATGGTACGTTTGATCAACGTCCTGATGTTGCCATTGTTGTATTTGGTGAAGAACCTTACGCAGAAGGGCACGGCGATAAAGATAACCTTGAGTTTGAACGCGGAAATAAAAAGTCATTAGCACTTTTAAACTCGCTAAAAGAGCAAGGTATTCCTGTTGTATCGGTGTTTATATCAGGTCGACCTATGTGGGTGAACAGTGAACTTAACGCATCTGACGCGTTTGTAGCTGCATGGTTGCCAGGTACAGAAGGCGCAGGTATTGCTGATGTTTTATTAAAAGCGGCAGACGGCACCATTCAAAATAACTTTAAAGGTAAATTATCGTTTTCTTGGC of Pseudoalteromonas arctica A 37-1-2 contains these proteins:
- a CDS encoding sugar MFS transporter, translated to MASSAPLTSHTQSQNHQDKNYGFALTSLTSLFFMWGFITCLNDILIPHLKAVFDLTYVQAMLVQFCFFGAYFLMSLPSGHIVKKLGYKKGIVVGLLIAAVGCVLFYPAASLHSYPVFLFALFVLASGITLLQVSANPYVSLLGSAKTASSRLTLTQAFNALGTTVAPSFGALLILDSASDAFLTPAQNAESVQLPYLLLAAMLILLAGIFAWLKLPDIMSEQKEAAKNSEKIEGSAWQYRHLTLGAVGIFMYVGAEVAIGSFLVSFLAQEHIAGLKEHAAAHYITYYFGGAMVGRFIGAAVMQKLPAGKVLGFNATMAIILVVIAMSTSGQLAMWSILLVGLFNSIMFPTIFSLALNGLGKHTAQGSGILCLAIVGGAIVPLLQGALADSVGVQLSYVLPILCYIFIVFYGLSGSKPVQAQETL
- a CDS encoding glycoside hydrolase family 3 protein; translation: MKTPFTLNKIALATLIASVGTLSACSNDAVTSVESNETLSKTAQIWPKLNIAVKKDADIEAKIVNYLKAMTLEQKVAQMIQPEIRDITVEDMRKYGFGSYLNGGGAFPNGDKHATPMDWVALAESFYQASVDDSLDGSSIPTMWGTDAVHGHNNVIGATLFPHNIGLGAANNPDLIEQIASITAVEVMATGIDWVFAPTVAVVRDDRWGRTYEGYSEDPKIVHDYSAAIVNGLQGKADGDFLSDKRVISTVKHFIGDGGTVDGDDQGNNIDSEQSLFDIHAQGYVGGLSAGSQSVMASFNSWNGVKNHGNKYLLTDVLKTRMGFDGFVVGDWNGHGQIKGCTNESCAQAVNAGLDIFMVPTGAWKPLYNNTIAQVKSGEISMSRIDDAVSRILRVKLRAGLFDKPSPAKRLYSGKTELIGAQEHREVARQAVRESLVLLKNKNNLLPIAANQRVLVAGDGADNIGKQSGGWSITWQGTNNKNADFPGATSIYKGLEEQISAAGGSVTLSADGTFDQRPDVAIVVFGEEPYAEGHGDKDNLEFERGNKKSLALLNSLKEQGIPVVSVFISGRPMWVNSELNASDAFVAAWLPGTEGAGIADVLLKAADGTIQNNFKGKLSFSWPKSAVQTAVNKGDENYDPLLPYGFGLTYGDKNVLADDLDEDSKLDNSGLTSMDILVGAPVAPWRLLLKSGDELLDVSSSTHEFGAIKYRTEDKIVQEDARQFNFSGAEKASAEIVTSFAEDTIAYVEADSVISFDIKLNEALTSDIALAMTCSGECGASIDLANVVDKTIENKWQSVSIDLGCFADKAVNFANLTSPFSLRSNGKASISVANIQFVPNKAGEATLSCK